GTGTTACCGTGTGACTGTGTAACCGTGTGACTGTGTTACCGTGTGACCGTCTAACCGCGTGACCGTCTAACCGCGTGACCGTCTAACCGCGTGACCGTCTAACCGCGTGACCGTGTAACCGCGTAACCGTGTGACTGTGTAACCGTGTGACTGTGTAACCGTGTGACTGTGTAACCGTGTGACTGTGTAATGCAGGTCTGCAAAAACCCTATACATCACTACAAATCACATACAAGGTtttgaaaccaaaaaaaattacCTCCTTTTTATGAACCTTTTAGTtgctagctgtgtgtgtgtgtgtgtgtgtgtgtgtgtgtgtgtgtgtgtgtgtacgtttacaGGTGGGAGAAAGCAGGTGAGGTGAGTAGGGAGGTGTGGGAGAAGGCGGGACTGCAGGGGCTGCTGGGTATTTACACTCCTGCTGAACATGGTGGGATCGGAGGAGACCTGCTCTCTGCTGCCATCATGTGGGAGGAGCAGTATGTATCTGTGTTACTGTTTCACTGTCTCTACCTCTAACTCTGTCtgttgtgtctctctctcttagtagATAATGACAAAACAAGGaaagtgttctttttttttaatctaagtTGATTAGAGACCGgtcatgattgtgtgtgtgtgtgtgtgtgtgtgtgtgtgtgtgtgtgtgtgtgtgtgtgtgtgtgtgtgtgtgtgtataggatgTACTCTAACTGTTCAGGTCCTGGCTTTTCTCTGCATTCAGAGATCGTGATGCCGTACATCAGTCATTATGGTTCACAGGCTCAGATTGAGCGCTACCTGCCCCAGATGGCTGCTGGGAAATGCATCAGCGCCATCGCCATGAGTGAACCGGGGGCGGGCAGGTGAGGCTCCGCCCACTAACTATCATCACACTcctatatacagtggtgtgaaaaagtgttggcccccttccagattatttattttttgcacgtttgtcacactttaatgtttcagatcatcaaacaaatgtaaatattagtcaaagataacacaagtaaacataatatacagtttttaaaagatgttttttaCTATTAAGGGGAAACAAAATCCatacctacatggccctgtgtgaaaaaataTTAGCCCCCTAAACTGGTTGGTCGAGCATGAACCACCTCTTTAAGGtcctgccacagcatctcaaacggattcaggtcaggactttgactcggccgCTCCAATGTCTTCATTTAGTTTtccttcagccattcagaggtggacttgatggtgtgttttggatcgttgtcctgctgcagaacccaagttcacttcagcttgaggtcacgaacagatgacAGCACTTTGTCTTTCACTATTTTTTGTAGACAGCAggattcatggttccatttatcacagcaagtcttccaggtcctgaagcagcacaacagccccagaccatcacactaccaccaccatgttttactgttggCATGATGATCTGTTTCTGAAATgtggtgttacttttacaccagatgtaacgggacacacaccttccaaatgttcaagtgaggcctgcagttctttggatgttgttgtatatgacaataaaggtgacttgacttgtctTGGGGTCTTtggtgacatcttggatgagtcgtcgctgCGCTCTTGGGCTAATTTTGGTAGGTCGGcgactcctgggaaggttctccactgttccatgttttcaccatttgtgtataacggctctcactgtggtttactgcagtcccaaagctttacaaatggctttataacctgactaatatttacatttgtttaaatcTGAAACgttaaaatgtgacaaaataaaaaatcatgaagggggccaacactttttcacaccaatgtatatatttatattagttaTCTTACTAAAATACAAGAAGGAAATGGGTactgcagcgtgtgtgtgtgtgtgtgtgtgtgtgtgtgtgtgtgtgtgtgtgcacagtgaTATTCAGGGAGTGAAGACGTACGCTCGGCGAGACGGCACTGACTGGATCCTCAATGGAAATAAGGTTTAatcagatgcttttctgttacATCAACCGATAATGTagaggatgtggtagctcagtggttaaggtattgggctactgatcggaaggtcatgggttcgaaccccaggtccaccaaactgtactgctgggcccatgagcaaggcccttaaccctcagttgtaagtcactctggataagggtgtctgctaaatgctgtaaatgtaatgtttggattcatttataattaaaagtTATTACGATCTCTCTGAGTGATtttcataatctctctctctgtttctctctctctctctctctctctctctgtttatctctctctctctctctgtttatctctctctctctctctctgtttatctctctctctctgtttatctctgtctctctgtctctgtctctctctctctgtttctctccctctgtgtctctctctctgtctctgttccccccccccccccccccccaggtgTTTATCACTAACGGCTGGATGAGTGACCTGGTCATTGTTGTCGCTGTAACGAATCGTGAGGTGAAATCAGCAGCTCATGGTCTAAGTCTGTTTCTGGTGGAGAGCGGCACCAAGGGCTTCACCAAGGGACGGAAACTGGAGAAGATCGGTCTGAaagcacaggtacacacacacacacacacacacacgcacacacacacacacgcacacacgcgcaatAAAACTCTATCACCGGTAGCTCAATAGCcgagtgtatgtgtttatatatactgtgtgtgtggtgtgtgcgcgtgtgtgtgtgtctatgtgtgtgtgtgtgtgtgtgtgtgtgtgtgtgtgtgtgtgtgtgtgtgtaggacacaGCAGAGTTGTTTTTTGAGGATGTTCGTCTCCCAGCTGATTCTGTACTCGGAGAACTGAACAGAGGTTTTTACTACCTCATGAATGAACTGCCACAGGTACGagcagcttctctctctctctctctctctctctctctctctctctctctctctctctctctctgtttctgtctgtctctctctctctctctctctctctctcccgctctctccctcctctccccctctccctctctcgccctctttctttcacattttcCTTGTCTTTTTAAATAACAGCCCCATTAAACCTAGACTCTATAACTCCTGTTCAGCTGTGTGTCTTCTGAGCGAGTTTGTGCACTACGTCAGAACTGAATGCACTGTTTATAATCTGTTCCTCTttgtaattgttttaattttattttaagtccatttttaaataattttaaaagctttaaattcttattttattgttgtgattattgtttTATGATTAGTTTACTTTCTTTTATGTGAAGTTACCATTGTATGTAAAATGTGCTATAATTAACTTTGCCTTTTTCCTTCAGATGatgtttattgtgttgttaCATGATTTATATCTGTAATGTAAAGACATTCAAGGTAAATAAATGGTGAGCATTTACACTCATACCCCTATCTGTaaccccctccctctcccccctctctcccactccccccccccccccccccggccCCCCTCAGGAGCGGTTGATAATAGCAGTCATGGCTCTGGCCAGCTGTGAGTTTATGTTTGAGGAGACTCGGGATTATGTAACTCAGAGGAAAGCCTTTGGAAAAACCGTAGCTGACCTTCAGGTGAGAATTTCACCAATCAGTACACACTTCACGTCAGTACACACTCCACGTCAGTACACACTCcacgtcagtacacacttcacatcagtacacacttcacgtcagtacacactccacatcagtacacactccacgtcagtacacactccacgtcagtacacactccacgtcagtacacacttcacatcagtacacacttcacgtcagtacacactccacatcagtacacacttcacatcagtacacacttcacgtcagtacacacttcACCAATCAGTACACACTTcacgtcagtacacacttcacgtcagtacacacttcacgtcagtacacacttcacgtcagtacacacttcACCAATCAGTACACACTTCACGTCAGTACACACTCCATGTCAGTACACACTCCATGTCAGTACACACTCcacgtcagtacacacttcacatcagtacacacttcacgtcagtacacactccacatcagtacacacttcacgtcagtacacactccacatcagtacacacttcacgtcagtacacacttcACCAATCAGTACACACTTcacgtcagtacacacttcacgtcagtacacacttcACCAATGAGTACACACTTcacgtcagtacacacttcAGGTCAGTACACACTTCACCAATCAATACACACTTcacgtcagtacacacttcACCAATCAGTACACACTTcacgtcagtacacacttcacgtcagtacacacttcACCAATCAGTACACACTTCACCAATCAGTACACACTTcacgtcagtacacacttcACCAATCAGTACACACTTcacgtcagtacacacttcacgtcagtacacacttcACCAATCAGTACACACTTcacgtcagtacacacttcacgtcagtacacacttcACCAATGAGTACACACTTCACTTTACAAATCTTTTCCTTCCTCACTTGAACTCTCAGGTATTAATGAGGTTTGGGGGATTTTAGTTGTTTCTTGGTTTAAaacataatgtatttattttgcaccTTTAACAACATGACATTTATGTGTAATGagtgaaaaactccctgagaacaTATTAGATTTTTACTGATAGACAGATagactctccctctctcacaccctcaccctctctctctctctctctctctctctctctctctctctctctctctctctctctccccagacAGTTCAGCACCGGTTAGCTGAGCTGAAGACGGAGATCTGTGTGGGTCGAGCTTTTATTGATAACTGCCTCCAGCTGCACAGTGAGAAGAAGCTGGACTCCAGCACGGCCTCTATGGCCAAATACTggtcagtctctgtctctggtctctctctctctctctctctctctctctctctctctctctctctctctctctccactttaTTTACACTGTGTATGAGCAATTTCCATGATGACtctttgactctctctctctctctctctctctctctctctctctctctctctctctctctctctctctctctgtagggcATCAGAGTTACAGAATAAAGTGGCCACTCAGTGTCTGCAGCTGCATGgtgggtggggctacatgtggGAATATCCAATCGCCAGGTGAGTGAGACCAATCAGCCAATTTTCACTGGATGAACAGCAGAGGGCGTCTAATCTAGAAATCCGAGCTCTACAGTAGTTTTCAGTCTGGACGTTTCTCCCAGATCACTTTTACTCTGCTGGTTTCTGACGTGTTTTTCTCACGTTCTCGTCCTCAGAGCTTTCGTGGACGCTCGCGTGCAGCCCATCTACGGCGGGACCAATGAGATCATGAAGGAGCTGATCGCTCGCACCATCGTCACACACAGATAGACGACTGCCGAGCCGAGAGATcggaccgtgtgtgtgtgtgtgtgtgtgtgtgtgtgtgtgtttaataaacgCTGTGATTGACATGAGGATAAGGAAAGCTGATCAGAAAGCAGATAAAACATTGACTTTAGAcaattttgatcattttaataaataaatatttaaaaacttgCATCATGTGAAAGTTTAGTCAAGagattttagatattttaatataatcataaatatatCTTACAGTCTGatgtagggctgggcgatacggctgaaaactgtatcacgatatcagttgatatcgataattattgatattttttatttaaaataaggaccacgAGAAACATCTATATAATACATAGATCTATTAGATTTtaaccaggaaacctccaataattataatgtaaacatgagtctaaagtcacaatgaacacttaactattatctcttaacatttaaggtgagaaatgacagaaaatgtaagaaatgtttaataaagtgtaataaaatagtgtgaaGTGTTAAATATgaacagagaaacctgagaatttagtgtaCAAGTTTAGtgtgaggaagttcactagctgttcaccttctggtgaataaagtgtgtaaaatatgtgcagtgttttgtaaagagaaataaacctgaggtagactgggatacgtctgtaatatacgCTGCTTGTGCGGTGTTGCAGCTACGGATGTTGTTGGTTGAATACGGCTGTGCTCCCAAGGGTGAGCGCGACTAAGGTTTGTGGTATTACTAGGTCTTTTTTGCGGGACGACGgtcttgcataatttgcagacgacacgGTCTGACTACGGTTtaatatccaaaaaactgccgtactggcgagctgacttttcctcgCTCATtgtggctcattttctgcttatcagtcgccggttactgaagaggaatccagcagaccagcacgagacaacgatatggcgcaaccaaacctGATACAGTTacgtgattggctgttagcatGTTAGTGTTAGCTAGGTTGCTAGGCTACCAGAGAGCGAGTggctttgttaatgcaaccaaactcgcttcgcaacctctgttttcttctgacgaagaataaaaaaatcgaACTTTTTATCGAACAcgattttttattgatatcgatcacatgtctatcgcgatacatatcgttatagttttatcgcccagccctagtctGATGTGTGAGTAACAGCATTATGTCCTAAAAGGGCTCAACAGTCACCTTTAAAACCATTTAAACTtggaaataataaaatttatattcattttctgtcacgttgctgtttgtgttcagtgtttttaaaCGTAAATAAATTGACGACTCGCTCGATGCTGCAGCTCCGTTAACACCGACACTGACTAACACTGAAAAACTCTTcactttaaacaaaacacagtttCTGATGTAAAGTGTAAGGGTTTGATTTGAACAGCAgtgtttttatacattatttttatacagattATGTGTTCAGGGTGTCAGAGCGCACGTCTGATCAGGACGATTATCTGGGGTTCACATCAGATTAGGAATAAAAATTAGACTGAGGTTGCCAGATCTTTCTTGAGTTGATACTCCAGAGATTTTTCAGGTCTGTGAGTGAAAATCCTCTAATGTCTGAACAGTGTTGAAGTGTGTAGTTACGTCTAAACACTGAATAAATGCTGCTGTCTTTACTCTCAATACACCTCCAAATCTTTCAAGTGCCCTAGAAAGTGTACACTTCCTCACTGTTTGAGCATTAAAACCTATAGATAACTTGTATCtaaagaactgaaatattttgcattacaataacataaaataacacagTGTGAATTTGTAATctttataaataacaaatagtTTAACATTATTATGTACTGTATCTAGATAGGCTTTCTAATTTTAAGTGCAATTATAGTACtataacactcacacacacacacacacacacacacacacacacacacacacacacacacacacacacacacagaccagattaatgtattttattgatcACTGAATTGGAGAGAAACGAAGCTCAGAGACTTTTAAGACTTTTGATACAGTATTTAGCTTCATTTTGTAGATGACCACACAACAGCACCATCATTCATCACATCCAGTCTGCCGTCATTTCTCAGAGTTAAGCGGCAACGTTTGACGTCGGACTTGTGAGTGTTGGTGTGCCACAACACTGTGCCATCTGAGTACATGACACAGTTGCAGTCTTCCTGCATGATCAGCGTTTTGGCTTCAGGGTGTCCACCAGTGTTAGACGCCCAAATCTGCTTCCAGCCGTAGACCACAAAGTTCCCGTCCTCCTGAAACCAGACGTGAGCGTTATCTCAGTGAACAGCTGGTGAGTTAGTGCaggttatctctctctctctctgagctttTAAAGGATGTTACCTGAAAGATGGCCTTGTACTCTCTATTGTTGGATAACAGGAAGTCACCCTTCTGGAGCTCTTCATTCATGGACAAGAAGTTCCTACTCATGGTtctggaaaagaaagagagttaATGCAGCATGAAAACCACCAAATAAACTCTCACATCTCGGTTCCTTCTAAAAGTCTCCAGTCAACATGTCTGTATCTTATACAGGAAAATGGCCCAGAACCTCGACCTGCTTCTAACACTTTCAGATTTCTCTCCAACATCACTCTTTTAGCTGTATTTCAGTTTCAAAACCTCAATCttaagaaaattaaatattaatcttcCCTGTTATATTGTGTGGAGATTAAAGTGCGATAGAAAGATTTCtgaggatagatagatagatagatagatagatagatagatagatagatagatagatacatttATGTCTCGACTGAATTAAAACACAGCAGCAATGTTAACGTTCTCCAATCAGACAGGAAGTTTGTGTTCATCTTAATAATTAGGTTTATAGAGTTTTACCAACCTGCACAGTGATGACACGACCAGACGCAGCTGCCTGAAGATGATCTGGTGATTTGTGGTGTTTCACGATGGAGCAGCAGTTTATATGTTCCCTTTTCCACTTTAACACGCATGCGTGAAATCATGAcgttttttgtacattttctacATTGAGCAATAAGTGCATGTGTTAGTATCGTGTCTCTAAAGACTTTAATGCCTTATTATAAGAAGTTATAATTGCTTAGTCATTAATTAAATATACTTGATCTTTATAGCTTCAGACTTTACTGTTGTGTTTACAGAAAGTATTCACAGCTCATTCACATTTTATGTTAcagccttattccaaaatgaattaaattcattattttccttaCAATTCTACAAACAAAACCCCATAATAAAAGGAGAaagatgtttgtttaaaatctttgcagatctatatatataaaaaaaaacccacatacaTAAGTATTCACAACCTTTGCTCAGTAATTTGTTGAAGCTTCTTTGTCAGCAATTAAAGCTTCAAGTCTTTTTGAGTACGATGCTACAAGCTTGTCACACCTATTTTTGGACAGTTACTTCCATTCTTCTTTGTAGGACCTCTCAAGCTCCATCAGATTGGATTGGACATTCACAGAGTTTTCCTGCCTCTGCTCTATTATCTTGGCTGTGTGCTTAAGTTTGTTGTGCTGTTGGAAGATGAACCTTCACCGCAGCGTGTGGTCCAGAGAGCTCTGGAGCAGGTTTTCATTAAGGATGTCTCTGTTCATTGTTGCATACATAATTCTCTTAATACTGAATAGTCTCCCAGTTCCTGGCACTGAAAAACATCTCCAAagcttccaccaccatgcttcactgtaggGGTGGTATTTGTAGCAATAGGGACTGCATTATCCATAATGAACTAATAATACACGGAGTGATGATGTATGTGGAGGGGACAGAAGTTAAGAGAATAACTGGATGTTCACCATGTCTGTTGGACATGACGGTGTACTGCGTGTTTATTAAGAaagcacacacattatacagtaatacagtattGGCCAGGTGATGAGAGGTGTCTGGTTTCCTCCAGACATGACACTCGCTATTCAAGTCAAACATGGTCTGAAAGTCCTTCATGGTATGAGGGTCTTCAGGAGTAGGCCAGATGGGCCAGCATGTCCCAATTACTGGCTTCCGTCTGGCATGATACAGGCCTGATTGGTGGAGTGCTGCAGAGAGGGATCTCCTTTCTCCACAGAGAAATGCTGGTGCTCTGTCAGAGTGACCATCGGGGTTCTTGGTCACCTCCCTGACTGAGGTCCTTCTCCCCGGTCGCTCAGTTCGGCCGTGCGACCCGCTTTAGGAAGAgttctggtgttttttttcatttacgGACGATGGAGGTACCTTCAGTGCTGCCCTTCCCCAGATCTGTGCCTAGATACAATCCTACAAACAATTCCTTGGACTTGAATAGTGTGTGTCTTTCCAAATCATGTCCAATCAACTGAATTTACCACAGGTTCTCCAATCAAGTTGTAGAAACATCTCAATTATGATCAGTGGAAACAGGATGCACCTGAGCTCAATGTTCAGTGTCACACTTATGTACacgtttttttggtttttgtttttgccttcCAGCATTGTTTGTAGCacatttttcacaaaaacacttGTGTGCTAACAAattttgttctatatttcttttattgacAGAAACCTGTGAATTTACCAGATTGAAGAgacagaagggaaaaaaattgtaaaaaaaacctGTAGTTGACTGTTTAATTTATCTCACCCCTCGGTGGGTGCCATGGTAACGAGATAATCAGCGTAAATCCtagcatataaaataaatttacacaGAAGATACAGTAAAGTATGTTTTCGTAAAATAGTCCTATggtacgtctctctctctcgctctctctctctctctctctctctctctctctctctctctctctctctctctctctctctctctctctctctccctctctctctcagcaaaTCAGAACAAACCTCCTGCCTTGTATTGTGCTGCGCAGGCTTGTGACACCCCAAGTGACAAACAGCTTTTTCTGGAACTCAGCAATTAGTACAAAATGTGCAAAGTTCAGACCATAGGCATTGACTTAAAGCACACTTCATAGTTTCCTCTTAAAAATTTCCATTACAGAAATTAAATTCACTCCCAGGGGTGTTTATGCATGTAGTGCCTTTTTCAGAAGAAATTAACACTTAGCTAACTTGTTTTTTTAGTCTGCCATTTTCTCTATGTACCcaaggctctcaagttttgaaaaaaggcaagcatgacatctccaaacccccccccccccccaccacgaCCCCCAAAAATTAAATTGTGATGTTGGCTCCCATTTAGAATCCTACaaacccagacatttttagggtcatgattaaGGACATGTCCCGtgcagagacaagctgtttcgtgttgaagttttgttcaaactgaccatcgaaaataccctctctaatgaatgttttttttttaatttgttgttgcattaaatctttcccagatggTGCTATTTTcagattggctattgtgtagtgttgtaaactttttccagagaagaccgggagacttggatatccttgtgcagtagtctttattgtagatacacgatggaacgagtctgcaagtcagagcgtactggcacgggTGCTGCAGTTATCGAGTCTGTCTTGAAGTTGTagtacattgtaaatatacacattttaggcggcagtcccatcagatagcgacaaaacactcgggtgaccatcaaaacatgaaaggatgtaacagcccccacaccagatcctgaaATTTCACCCACCCTTGATCCCATTAACATGACAATAGGGCAAATGCCGCAAAGAGACAGATGATACCCTGAGTTACCTTGTCCCTTTCCTTCGATATTTATGAGATACAGGAACCAAaagtctaatgtaaagtttgaatttaactagcacTGTAACTTGATTGGGCTTCTATATTATCCACagaaatatgctagaactaaaaggaaataaaaccatgacttaaaaaattattttcccacaattcCTCGTTTGAGAGTTCTAATAACTCTCACAATAGATTtaagtcaataataataaataaattaaagtcatGCTCAGTtttctatttacaaaaaaatatatctggCACTTTAACATAGAGCCAGTATTCTTGCACCTCTAAGAtgcaggaaaaagaaaacttatttctttttttggtgtCCCTTAATGTGATTAAGGGTAATAgttctttgttgttttctggAGTCCAAAGCTTCTGCAGTGCACATTGTAGCTTGATATATGATGTCCCTTTTGTCATCAGGTAAATGAAGACAGTAAGAATTGATGTTGACCGCCAGTCCTGAGCGGTTGTTCTGCAGATGTCTTCAGATGTCAGTGCTTTGGTGCTTCTGTTGCCTTGGATGTCGCAGTGCTTTTCAGTCCTCAAATTTGTAACACAAACATAAGAAGGCGAGCAAGAGAGAAGCAGGAGGGCAATATTTCCATActacagtttatatttatacaggATTTATTGCCTCTTTTCCTCCAGAAAGAACCGGgagctggttcagagctagcgctagttctggttcaaagttggttccaccggctagagagccatcacagtgccgagtgtgacgtcactgtatacgtgtcacgtgttaacgttagcgcagcagcgacaaacacaaacacaacaacaatggcggatgttgctttaccgttaatgctcatggctttgtgaacctacattaacatccaaacgcggcgaataaaacgtgtacgtgcggctccatgtaatctgtataaacggaggttgttatcgataaagtacataacgttattttatcgttaacacagaaaaaaatcttgccttagcatgtagctacctactatcatgtgtgctgataatgtatcatatcgcggtaaagtaaaagtgtattaaacattagtatacttaaggtacattatcagatgcgctaacagtagccccgcccacagctcctgacgcaagcggttcttaagtctggaccagcaacgttttggtgctacttaagaaccacttttcctggttcggagccggtgctctggcggtcgaaacagaaagaactggttctaaattaggctctggctccgaaccaggaactgcctcagtggaaaaggggcatatgtGATCGTATAGTTTTAGTTTCAGAATCTCTGTGATcttatagtgttttttttgttgttgtttactttcCCTAATCTGCAGTGTTATGACACCTAAGGACCAGTTAGGTAGGGATGAGCTAATAAAAGGGGAATTCTATGAGGAAATCTTCACCACCGGGTTGACCCCCGAGGCCTACTGCCTTCGGTTCCTCCCTGGGCTCCTTATTGGTCTGTGTGTCCTAGTCTATCCCTGCAGTTGATGGAAATACTTTACAGTATGAGACCTGAGTCCAACTTTTTCCTTTACATAGTAGCATTCTGGCAACTTTCTTCACTACTTCTCCTGTAAAATACGTCCTGTTTGCTCTCTCTACTCGACCTGATTCTGTTGGCATACAACACAACGTTTGGCTGTCTCTGTGGCTATACCTCTAAAAGCCGGATTCCAGGATTCCACCAGTGATTTGACAAAGGTTGAATCATTGTTGCTGGACTAATGTGACTTAAGTTAAGTAACTGCTGAGCCAAATATGGCAGAAGTGATTCTGGTGCCATATAATTTCCCCCTTTGGTCCAGCAGCCTGTAAAATCAACCATGGCTCACTTATCTAACCATTTCCATGCTTCATACATTGGAGAGGTCTGTTAGAGAGTCTGGAGGCTTAATGACACTGGTTGTTGTCATTCTAGTACCCACTTGCACTGTACCGTATGAACAGGCTTTTTTTGCAGCTACGTCTGCAAGAGCTTTAACCTGAGATTCTGCAGTGCTAGGTTTGGAATCTGGGAGACGACCGGAAGCTACTAGATCAGATACAGAGGTCATTGCTTTTCCTGCTCTTCTATTCCCTCCAATGACTTGAGCTGAACTCTCTGCAATAGCATTTGAAGATGAGTGTGTAAGCATAACACAATCATGAGTCATTTCTTCATCCTCTAAAGGAACATCAGTCATTGCAGACATCACAGAAGTCGCATGGCTTTGGGTGTGATTTAACCAgcattgtgtgtgggtgtgatttAACACGTCTTCCAGCATTGTTTGTAGC
The DNA window shown above is from Tachysurus fulvidraco isolate hzauxx_2018 chromosome 13, HZAU_PFXX_2.0, whole genome shotgun sequence and carries:
- the acadl gene encoding long-chain specific acyl-CoA dehydrogenase, mitochondrial, encoding MMMMMKMMMSRCVSSFMCRLKSAPAPLFCRMQHSQQDRSAPFRPETSMAKTLMDIGARRIFSEEHDLFRHNVRRFFKEEVVPYHREWEKAGEVSREVWEKAGLQGLLGIYTPAEHGGIGGDLLSAAIMWEEQMYSNCSGPGFSLHSEIVMPYISHYGSQAQIERYLPQMAAGKCISAIAMSEPGAGSDIQGVKTYARRDGTDWILNGNKVFITNGWMSDLVIVVAVTNREVKSAAHGLSLFLVESGTKGFTKGRKLEKIGLKAQDTAELFFEDVRLPADSVLGELNRGFYYLMNELPQERLIIAVMALASCEFMFEETRDYVTQRKAFGKTVADLQTVQHRLAELKTEICVGRAFIDNCLQLHSEKKLDSSTASMAKYWASELQNKVATQCLQLHGGWGYMWEYPIARAFVDARVQPIYGGTNEIMKELIARTIVTHR
- the LOC113658628 gene encoding lectin-like, translating into MSRNFLSMNEELQKGDFLLSNNREYKAIFQEDGNFVVYGWKQIWASNTGGHPEAKTLIMQEDCNCVMYSDGTVLWHTNTHKSDVKRCRLTLRNDGRLDVMNDGAVVWSSTK